From one Luteolibacter sp. SL250 genomic stretch:
- a CDS encoding autotransporter-associated beta strand repeat-containing protein has translation MKPLRFSALVRGVTACTAAVFTLSSIPASAVPYWWDGTAADNDWGNASNWSDSSTANANPTVVPGALDTANLTASGLTGPFNINLNGNRAVDGIVTTNLASLATLLGGSGSSTLAVGAGGINHSSGGGLTIGSATAGQEVNLSLTGNQKWTSSAAGTGQAAIIINNTVSNGVSGGDPVTLTLGGINQNAIINGAISNASGTVNLIKADTGIWTLANAANTVGTTQVNAGTLRLLNATTLNPAATTVASGATLSLRVAGAAGFTTTQVDDYRSGVTFNSGSTLGLDTANGDFTYNSNITGTHNLNKLGGNTLTLGGANTYTGTTTISEGALAIANISAYNGNTLTVANGAILMALSGGSNLTTAQIDSLRTAATYSAGGVFGINTTNGDYTYGSTMTGALRFQKSGTNTLFLTGNNSHIGGVNVSGGILSVDNIRNGGQAGALGTSSNAATNLNLAGGRLRYTGTGDTTNRLFQVLASSTIDSSGTGALIFSNTGTNTTGTGTANARTLTLTGYNKDANTIAGVITNSGGSPNVTNLTKYGSGNWTLSGANTFTGAIRPNGGVLTLDYGTSDPLASAATILINQGAIEFKGKSTGVTTDTISSLMIGDGNNGLGRVILNGNGGSGVQLTITTLTGTGGNSQRHDLIDLSGNAGNSITVGTLAPAIVGPPAVAAPLAMVNGVLMNVNGGRANIILRDTDGSYGFAALSGPTSGTLQKVAAANQTVLSAGSVNMATSTANYVLNAAGTYTQQATTPLVFNTLTVDSTAGAVTLDMGANAITAAGSGKGMLFSGSNDISITGTSTAFGGSALWFHNYIADGKVLDISASFGTGNFMIVGGTGTTLYSGTGLAGTFILDGGLFRASTAQNTTATLRINSGGVFEIGADLNGTGAGDLTKALGTAAGNIQFTGDAGLSAHGGNRVVNFGGASAGITWGQANFLTFGDATDGDYTFKLSSVLSDSNIEIQNGINLNGKTRVVEVANGSAAVDATLSGALSGDLSAGLIKTGAGTLSLTGTNTYQGATRVDAGRLIIGSGGINASTSIQVRNATLEFGAQTAANTQVNDNAVVTLQNAMMITNGTNERFGPMAISGPSQIQLGGSNILNIADSSAQSWTSTLAILDWGGFSLGGGDDQIYFGDNASGLTTSQLSMISFINPTVDGQGYTGSFSAGILADGEIIPLIPEPSVTGLALLGAAGVLLRRRRKA, from the coding sequence ATGAAACCCCTCCGCTTTTCCGCGTTGGTCCGCGGTGTGACGGCATGTACTGCCGCCGTCTTCACCCTCAGCTCCATCCCGGCCTCCGCCGTGCCCTACTGGTGGGACGGCACCGCCGCGGACAATGACTGGGGGAATGCCTCCAACTGGTCGGACAGCTCCACCGCGAACGCGAACCCCACGGTCGTGCCCGGCGCACTGGACACCGCCAACCTCACCGCATCCGGCCTCACCGGTCCGTTCAACATCAACCTCAACGGGAACCGCGCGGTTGACGGCATCGTCACCACGAACCTGGCCTCCCTGGCCACCCTCCTCGGCGGATCCGGAAGCTCCACGCTGGCCGTCGGGGCAGGTGGCATCAACCACAGCAGCGGCGGCGGCCTGACCATCGGCTCCGCCACCGCCGGGCAGGAGGTGAACCTTTCCCTCACCGGCAACCAGAAATGGACCAGCAGCGCGGCGGGCACGGGCCAGGCGGCCATCATCATCAACAACACCGTCAGCAACGGCGTGTCCGGCGGTGATCCGGTCACCCTCACGCTTGGCGGGATCAACCAGAACGCCATCATCAACGGCGCGATCTCCAACGCCAGCGGGACCGTCAACCTCATCAAGGCGGATACCGGCATCTGGACGCTGGCCAATGCGGCCAACACCGTCGGCACCACCCAGGTGAACGCGGGCACCCTGCGGCTCCTCAATGCGACGACGCTCAATCCCGCCGCCACCACCGTCGCGTCCGGAGCCACCCTCTCCCTGCGGGTGGCGGGCGCCGCCGGATTCACCACCACGCAGGTGGATGACTACCGCAGCGGCGTCACCTTCAACTCCGGCTCCACCCTGGGTCTGGACACCGCCAACGGTGACTTCACCTACAACAGCAACATCACCGGCACCCACAACCTGAACAAGCTGGGCGGCAACACCCTCACCCTGGGAGGGGCGAACACCTACACCGGCACCACCACCATCTCCGAAGGCGCGCTCGCCATCGCCAACATCTCCGCCTACAACGGCAACACCCTCACCGTCGCCAACGGCGCCATCCTCATGGCCCTCTCCGGCGGGAGCAACCTGACGACCGCGCAGATCGACTCCCTGCGGACGGCCGCCACGTATTCCGCGGGCGGCGTCTTCGGCATCAACACGACGAACGGGGACTACACCTACGGCAGCACCATGACCGGTGCCCTGCGGTTCCAGAAGTCCGGGACCAACACGCTGTTCCTCACCGGGAACAACAGCCACATCGGCGGCGTCAATGTCTCCGGCGGCATCCTGAGCGTGGACAACATCCGCAACGGCGGGCAGGCCGGTGCGCTGGGCACCTCCTCCAACGCAGCGACGAACCTCAATCTGGCGGGTGGCCGCCTGCGCTACACCGGCACCGGGGACACCACCAACCGGTTGTTCCAGGTCCTCGCCTCCAGCACCATCGACTCCTCCGGCACGGGCGCGCTCATCTTCTCCAACACCGGCACGAACACGACCGGCACCGGAACCGCGAACGCCCGCACCCTCACCCTGACCGGCTACAACAAGGACGCCAACACCATCGCCGGCGTCATCACCAACAGCGGCGGCAGCCCCAACGTCACCAACCTCACCAAATACGGGTCCGGCAACTGGACCCTCTCCGGCGCGAACACCTTCACCGGAGCCATCCGCCCGAACGGCGGCGTCCTGACGCTCGACTACGGCACTTCCGATCCCCTCGCTTCGGCAGCGACCATTCTGATCAACCAGGGCGCGATCGAGTTCAAGGGCAAGTCCACCGGTGTCACCACGGACACCATTTCCAGCCTCATGATCGGGGATGGCAACAACGGCCTCGGCCGGGTGATCCTCAACGGCAACGGCGGCTCCGGTGTCCAGCTCACCATCACCACCCTCACCGGCACCGGTGGGAACTCGCAGCGGCACGACCTCATCGACCTTTCGGGAAATGCGGGGAACTCGATCACCGTCGGAACCCTCGCTCCCGCCATCGTCGGCCCTCCCGCCGTCGCCGCCCCCCTGGCAATGGTCAACGGAGTCCTGATGAACGTCAACGGCGGCAGGGCGAACATCATCCTGCGCGACACGGACGGCAGCTATGGCTTCGCCGCTCTTTCCGGACCCACCTCCGGCACCCTCCAGAAAGTCGCCGCCGCCAACCAGACGGTCCTTTCCGCAGGCAGCGTGAACATGGCTACCTCAACGGCCAACTATGTCCTGAACGCGGCCGGCACCTACACCCAGCAGGCGACCACGCCGCTGGTCTTCAACACGCTGACGGTGGACTCCACCGCCGGGGCGGTGACGCTCGACATGGGGGCGAACGCCATCACCGCCGCGGGCAGCGGAAAGGGGATGCTTTTCAGCGGCTCCAATGACATCTCCATCACCGGCACGTCCACCGCCTTCGGCGGCTCCGCGCTCTGGTTCCACAACTACATCGCGGATGGAAAGGTGCTCGACATCTCCGCCTCCTTCGGCACCGGCAACTTCATGATCGTCGGCGGCACCGGCACCACGCTTTACAGCGGCACGGGTCTGGCGGGCACCTTCATCCTGGACGGCGGCCTGTTCCGCGCGTCCACCGCCCAGAACACCACCGCCACCCTGCGGATCAACTCCGGCGGTGTGTTCGAGATCGGCGCGGACCTCAACGGCACCGGCGCGGGGGACCTGACGAAAGCCCTCGGCACCGCGGCGGGGAACATCCAGTTCACGGGGGATGCCGGACTCAGCGCCCATGGCGGGAACCGGGTGGTGAACTTCGGCGGAGCCAGTGCCGGCATCACGTGGGGACAAGCGAACTTCCTTACCTTCGGTGACGCAACGGATGGTGACTACACCTTCAAGCTGTCCTCCGTCCTCTCCGACTCCAACATAGAGATCCAGAACGGAATCAACCTGAACGGGAAGACCCGTGTGGTGGAGGTTGCCAACGGTTCCGCCGCCGTCGACGCCACCCTCAGCGGCGCGCTCAGCGGGGACCTCTCCGCCGGCCTCATCAAGACCGGCGCGGGCACCCTCTCCCTCACCGGCACCAACACCTACCAGGGCGCGACCCGCGTGGATGCCGGACGCCTCATCATCGGCTCCGGCGGCATCAACGCCTCCACCAGCATCCAGGTGCGGAACGCCACGCTCGAGTTCGGCGCGCAGACCGCCGCCAACACCCAGGTGAACGACAACGCCGTGGTGACCCTGCAGAACGCCATGATGATCACCAACGGCACCAACGAGCGGTTCGGCCCCATGGCCATCTCCGGACCCAGCCAGATCCAGCTCGGCGGCAGCAACATCCTCAACATCGCGGACTCCTCCGCGCAGAGCTGGACCAGCACGCTGGCCATCCTCGACTGGGGAGGCTTCAGCCTGGGCGGCGGGGATGACCAGATCTACTTCGGCGACAATGCCAGCGGCCTGACCACCTCCCAGCTCTCCATGATCAGCTTCATCAACCCGACCGTCGATGGGCAGGGCTACACGGGCAGCTTCAGCGCGGGCATCCTGGCTGACGGGGAGATCATCCCCCTCATCCCTGAACCATCCGTAACGGGCCTGGCACTCCTCGGTGCGGCCGGTGTGCTGCTCCGCCGCCGGAGGAAGGCCTGA
- a CDS encoding SMP-30/gluconolactonase/LRE family protein: MKPIAFLFAAAFVPGIASAELKTIDVGPNPESVTKGFGGKYHVTLMGPTRNPGDGDGSIVVIEDGAAKPFVSGLHDPKGIVFLDDSLITADFTQVWRIDSKGEKKLLAGPEAFPNPILFLNDVAIAADGKSVLVTDMGARDKIAGPDGFWPLDSAEAKAVPAVGRIYRITLDGKVTEVVPADERMKCPNGVDVTPDGKIRIAEFFTGNIYEWEGKGGFKVLAEGHRSADAIVHDSKGNFYVTEVRTGNVWKYPGKVKMGEGLTAAADAFVDEKAGVLVVPETKAGRLVFLPL, from the coding sequence ATGAAACCCATCGCCTTCCTCTTTGCCGCCGCGTTTGTTCCGGGCATCGCTTCCGCCGAGCTGAAAACCATCGACGTCGGGCCGAACCCGGAGAGCGTGACGAAGGGCTTCGGCGGCAAGTACCACGTCACCCTCATGGGGCCGACGCGGAACCCGGGGGATGGGGACGGCTCCATCGTCGTCATCGAGGACGGCGCGGCGAAGCCGTTCGTCAGCGGGCTGCACGACCCGAAGGGCATCGTGTTCCTGGACGACTCCCTCATCACGGCGGACTTCACCCAGGTGTGGAGGATCGATTCAAAGGGGGAGAAGAAACTGCTGGCCGGGCCGGAGGCATTTCCGAACCCCATCCTATTCCTCAATGACGTGGCCATCGCGGCGGATGGAAAGAGCGTGCTGGTGACGGACATGGGCGCGCGCGACAAGATCGCCGGGCCGGATGGCTTCTGGCCGCTGGACAGCGCGGAGGCGAAGGCCGTGCCCGCGGTGGGCCGCATCTACCGGATCACGCTCGACGGAAAGGTGACCGAAGTGGTCCCGGCGGACGAGCGCATGAAATGCCCGAACGGCGTGGATGTGACTCCGGACGGGAAGATCCGCATCGCGGAGTTCTTCACCGGCAACATCTACGAATGGGAGGGGAAGGGGGGCTTCAAGGTTCTGGCGGAAGGCCACCGCAGCGCGGACGCCATCGTCCATGATTCCAAGGGCAACTTCTACGTCACGGAGGTCCGGACCGGCAACGTGTGGAAATACCCCGGCAAGGTGAAGATGGGCGAGGGCCTGACCGCCGCCGCGGACGCCTTCGTCGATGAAAAGGCGGGTGTCCTCGTCGTCCCGGAAACCAAGGCGGGCAGGCTGGTTTTCCTGCCCCTGTGA
- the dnaB gene encoding replicative DNA helicase, whose amino-acid sequence MATDTKPPSTSSPNSYLQQGAAAVDDVTRALPHAVGPEKSLLSSMLQDPQEYIGVAIEEKLTKDHFYLPSHSTLFAFLVELFEAGQEVELVSLVQRLIDRGLLDRVGGPATLTDLYTYAPSPGHFRSHLQHVKDKFVLRSIIQNANAAIAQAYDAPDEVAGLLDSVEQNVLAIREGSESNRAPSIKQSVNEVLEQFQALLAGEKGAQGIGTGFSELDRMSSGLKPGEMFVVAARPSMGKTSFMMNIVEHICMDLQKPSMVFSCEMSSFQIVQRLIFARAKFALSQLSRGYTPAKGDLQRIQRAALEIAGSKLFIDDTAGISINELRAKARRKKREENIQFIAIDYLQLMKSRTKQAEGSREREIAEISSGIKALAKELSLPILILAQLNRGPESRSGKSLGVPRMSDLRESGSIEQDADMVGLLYRTAYYAEDAEDKEAKAGEAELVLAKNRNGETGHIPLTFIAELMRFETGAPAKDPE is encoded by the coding sequence ATGGCCACCGACACCAAACCACCGTCCACCTCCTCGCCGAACTCCTACCTCCAGCAGGGAGCGGCCGCGGTGGATGACGTGACGCGCGCGCTGCCGCACGCCGTGGGTCCGGAAAAGAGCCTGCTGTCCTCCATGCTGCAGGACCCGCAGGAATACATCGGCGTGGCGATCGAGGAAAAGCTGACGAAGGACCATTTCTACCTGCCGTCCCACTCCACGTTGTTCGCGTTCCTCGTGGAGCTGTTCGAGGCCGGCCAGGAAGTCGAGCTGGTGTCGCTCGTCCAGCGCCTGATCGACCGCGGCCTGCTGGACCGCGTGGGCGGCCCGGCCACCCTGACGGACCTCTACACCTACGCCCCCAGTCCGGGGCATTTCCGCAGCCACCTGCAGCACGTGAAGGACAAGTTCGTCCTCCGTTCCATCATCCAGAACGCGAACGCCGCCATCGCCCAGGCGTATGACGCGCCGGACGAGGTGGCGGGCCTGCTGGACTCCGTGGAGCAGAACGTGCTGGCCATCCGCGAAGGCTCCGAATCCAACCGCGCGCCCTCCATCAAGCAGTCCGTCAACGAGGTGCTGGAGCAGTTCCAGGCGCTGCTGGCGGGGGAAAAGGGCGCGCAGGGCATCGGCACCGGCTTCAGCGAGCTGGACCGCATGAGCAGCGGCCTGAAGCCCGGGGAAATGTTCGTCGTCGCCGCCCGTCCGTCGATGGGAAAGACCTCCTTCATGATGAACATCGTCGAGCACATCTGCATGGACCTGCAGAAGCCGTCGATGGTGTTCTCCTGCGAAATGAGCTCCTTCCAGATCGTGCAGCGTCTCATTTTCGCCCGCGCGAAGTTCGCCCTCAGCCAGCTTTCCCGCGGCTACACCCCGGCGAAGGGCGACCTCCAGCGCATCCAGCGCGCCGCGCTCGAGATCGCCGGGTCGAAGCTGTTCATCGACGACACCGCAGGCATCTCCATCAACGAGCTGCGGGCGAAGGCGCGGCGGAAGAAGCGGGAGGAGAACATCCAGTTCATCGCCATCGACTACCTCCAGTTGATGAAGTCCCGCACGAAGCAGGCGGAAGGCTCCCGTGAGCGGGAGATCGCGGAAATTTCCTCCGGCATCAAGGCGCTGGCGAAGGAACTCAGCCTTCCCATCCTCATCCTCGCCCAGCTCAACCGGGGTCCGGAAAGCCGCAGCGGCAAGAGCCTGGGTGTCCCCCGGATGTCCGACCTCCGGGAGTCCGGCTCCATCGAGCAGGACGCCGACATGGTCGGCCTGCTCTACCGGACCGCCTACTACGCCGAGGACGCCGAGGACAAGGAAGCCAAGGCCGGCGAAGCCGAGCTGGTCCTGGCCAAAAACCGTAACGGCGAAACCGGCCACATCCCGCTCACCTTCATCGCGGAACTGATGCGCTTCGAGACAGGCGCCCCCGCGAAGGATCCGGAGTGA
- the dtd gene encoding D-aminoacyl-tRNA deacylase, which yields MRAILQRTLEASVSVNNQTTAAIKSGLLILLGVEDGDVAEDVEWLSGKVARMRIFADEEGKMNRSVTEAGGGIIVVSQFTLHASTKKGNRPSFLRSAAPAVSEPLYERFCATLETETGTPVGRGIFGADMKVALVNDGPVTIFIDSRNRE from the coding sequence ATGCGAGCCATCCTGCAACGCACGCTTGAAGCGTCGGTGAGTGTGAACAACCAGACGACCGCGGCGATCAAAAGTGGGTTGCTGATTTTGCTGGGAGTGGAGGACGGAGACGTCGCGGAAGATGTGGAGTGGCTGTCGGGGAAGGTCGCGCGGATGCGGATCTTCGCGGATGAGGAGGGGAAAATGAACCGCTCCGTGACGGAGGCGGGCGGCGGCATCATCGTGGTCAGCCAGTTCACGCTGCACGCCTCGACGAAGAAAGGGAACCGTCCGTCGTTCCTGCGGTCGGCGGCGCCGGCGGTTTCGGAGCCGCTTTATGAACGGTTCTGCGCGACGCTGGAGACGGAGACCGGGACGCCGGTGGGGCGCGGCATCTTCGGCGCGGACATGAAGGTGGCGCTGGTCAACGACGGACCGGTGACCATTTTCATCGACTCCCGGAACCGGGAGTGA
- the recF gene encoding DNA replication and repair protein RecF (All proteins in this family for which functions are known are DNA-binding proteins that assist the filamentation of RecA onto DNA for the initiation of recombination or recombinational repair.) — MISSLRLQDFRCFRSLDLTAPEAGVVLTGDNAQGKTSILESICMLVRLHSPRTHRIAAMARIGTPGFGIAGDPWGQERKVRHSRDGLLLETDGESQPSQTGYLADGGLVVWMGNEDLDLIRGPGEGRRRFLDFLGAQVDASYRRSWARYRRALRAKNALLKDGRPRDAEIASYEEILVEHGENLMAIRARLVEELSPLAAAAQHAVSGKDEPLTLRYLPASGPSLRDSILQARERETRLRQSVVGPHRDDLELRLHGVPASEFASEGQQRTIALALKLAQGALLEQRGGKLPIYLMDDIFGELDPGRRNALMRHLPAGAQKWITTTHLGWLEETPALAELSRITVSGGAIS; from the coding sequence GTGATCTCCTCGCTCCGTCTCCAGGACTTCCGTTGCTTCCGGTCGCTGGACCTCACCGCCCCGGAAGCCGGGGTCGTCCTCACCGGGGACAACGCCCAGGGAAAGACCTCCATCCTGGAGTCCATCTGCATGCTCGTGCGGCTGCACTCCCCGCGCACCCACCGCATCGCCGCCATGGCTCGCATCGGCACGCCCGGCTTCGGCATCGCAGGAGACCCATGGGGCCAGGAAAGGAAGGTCCGCCACTCCCGCGACGGCCTGCTGCTGGAGACCGACGGCGAGTCCCAGCCCAGCCAGACCGGCTACCTCGCCGACGGCGGCCTGGTCGTCTGGATGGGCAATGAGGACCTCGACCTCATCCGCGGTCCGGGGGAGGGACGGCGGCGTTTCCTCGACTTCCTCGGCGCACAGGTGGACGCCTCCTACCGGCGGTCCTGGGCACGCTACCGCCGCGCCCTGCGGGCGAAGAACGCCCTGCTCAAGGACGGCCGTCCGCGCGACGCGGAGATCGCCTCCTATGAGGAAATCCTCGTCGAACACGGCGAGAATCTCATGGCCATCCGCGCCCGGCTTGTTGAGGAACTTTCCCCGCTCGCCGCCGCCGCCCAGCACGCCGTCAGCGGAAAGGACGAGCCGCTCACCCTCCGCTACCTGCCCGCCAGCGGTCCCTCCCTGCGCGACTCCATCCTGCAGGCCCGCGAGCGCGAAACCCGCCTGCGCCAGTCCGTCGTCGGCCCCCACCGGGATGACCTGGAACTGCGGCTCCACGGCGTGCCCGCGTCCGAGTTCGCCAGCGAAGGCCAGCAGCGCACCATCGCCCTCGCGCTCAAGCTCGCCCAGGGTGCCCTGCTCGAACAACGCGGCGGAAAGCTCCCCATCTACCTCATGGACGACATCTTCGGCGAGCTGGACCCCGGCCGCCGCAACGCCCTCATGCGCCACCTCCCCGCCGGTGCCCAGAAGTGGATCACCACCACCCATCTCGGCTGGCTCGAGGAAACACCCGCCCTCGCGGAGCTGTCCCGAATCACCGTCTCCGGCGGGGCGATTTCGTGA
- a CDS encoding DUF4340 domain-containing protein → MRSFSFTVFLALSAVVICGVIGWQLKEGNLDAILGVPPVQPGEHLYSGFRPDDVTKISVESGGIHLEYAKQDGIWKSTTPPHDRMDPKAAAGLIGYTLGLKVTDHAPVDEIDRMEAGLREGNVQVELEDASGGSLARFRLGNRTPLLTENTVTGKPDANFYIQPRERGKKDHIYACPGDITDLFKDGMRHLRDHHPFYVNPLSLQKIRLRTDQGELTLGRELPTADTPNQPWRIVKPLELRTDRDRIVALLEGIVQLTATKVVDRSSVTLPSVDPTSKPFQIAVTPYGQEKETLLEIYPPETADATEALATVSDRPDTVFHLPRKAGPGSLANLPVTVNELRDRALTHLNIAGVRAISITPLTGSRILLSIDPPRPWQVEINGEKQDANEQRLFALLKMLGTKATGIESDAAPDLSQWGLDKPFLVIEVIDGNNQTLRLNFGMDQQGGVFVNRQGTPTVMRVERSILSSISIQPHEWRHALLWSIAGVDLESVQRTVRTEPPLDLTYNDAMETWRGSIAGTDVTPRIEPAKAKAMLNAILAVYVSRWLPLADPAAEAALANPVFTLTTSEIQVDELGDDTGERKRRTLTLAPMTDSADYYGRLSGEPHPFVIDRDTAFKLGIDPLEKAQP, encoded by the coding sequence ATGCGTTCCTTTTCCTTCACCGTCTTCCTCGCCCTGTCCGCCGTGGTCATCTGCGGTGTCATCGGCTGGCAGTTGAAGGAGGGCAACCTCGACGCCATCCTGGGCGTGCCGCCGGTCCAGCCCGGGGAGCACCTCTACTCCGGCTTCCGTCCGGACGATGTCACGAAGATCTCCGTCGAGTCCGGCGGCATCCACCTGGAGTACGCGAAGCAGGACGGCATCTGGAAATCCACCACTCCGCCCCATGACCGCATGGACCCGAAGGCCGCCGCCGGCCTCATCGGCTACACCCTCGGCCTGAAGGTCACCGACCACGCCCCCGTGGATGAGATCGACCGCATGGAGGCCGGCCTCCGCGAGGGCAACGTGCAGGTGGAGCTGGAGGACGCCTCCGGCGGCTCGCTCGCCCGCTTCCGCCTCGGCAACCGCACCCCGCTCCTCACCGAGAACACCGTCACCGGAAAGCCGGACGCGAACTTCTACATCCAGCCCCGGGAGCGCGGGAAAAAGGACCACATCTACGCCTGCCCCGGTGACATCACCGACCTGTTCAAGGACGGCATGCGCCACCTGCGGGACCACCATCCATTCTACGTCAATCCGCTCTCGCTCCAGAAGATCCGCCTGCGCACGGACCAGGGAGAACTTACGCTCGGACGGGAACTGCCCACCGCTGACACCCCCAACCAACCGTGGAGGATCGTCAAGCCGCTGGAACTCCGCACCGACCGCGACAGGATCGTCGCGCTGCTGGAAGGCATCGTCCAGCTGACGGCCACCAAGGTGGTGGACCGCAGCTCCGTCACCCTGCCGTCCGTGGACCCCACCTCGAAGCCGTTCCAGATCGCCGTCACCCCGTACGGCCAGGAAAAGGAAACGCTGCTGGAGATCTACCCGCCGGAGACCGCGGACGCGACCGAGGCGCTGGCCACCGTGAGCGACCGCCCGGACACCGTCTTCCACCTGCCGCGCAAGGCCGGTCCCGGCTCCCTCGCCAACCTCCCCGTCACCGTCAATGAACTGCGCGACCGCGCGCTGACCCACCTCAACATCGCCGGTGTCCGCGCCATCTCCATCACCCCGCTGACCGGCAGCAGGATCCTGCTCAGCATCGACCCGCCGCGGCCGTGGCAGGTCGAGATCAACGGAGAGAAGCAGGACGCCAACGAGCAGCGCCTGTTCGCCCTGCTGAAGATGCTCGGCACGAAGGCCACCGGCATCGAGAGCGACGCCGCGCCCGACCTTTCCCAGTGGGGCCTGGACAAGCCCTTCCTCGTCATCGAGGTCATCGACGGCAACAACCAGACCCTGCGGCTGAACTTCGGCATGGACCAGCAGGGCGGAGTCTTCGTCAACCGCCAGGGCACCCCCACCGTCATGCGGGTGGAACGCTCCATCCTTTCCTCCATCTCCATCCAGCCGCACGAGTGGCGGCACGCCCTGCTCTGGTCCATCGCCGGGGTGGACCTGGAGAGCGTCCAGCGCACCGTGCGCACGGAGCCGCCGCTGGACCTCACCTACAACGACGCCATGGAAACGTGGCGCGGCAGCATCGCCGGCACGGACGTCACCCCGCGCATCGAGCCGGCGAAGGCGAAGGCCATGCTCAACGCCATCCTCGCCGTGTATGTCTCCCGCTGGCTGCCGCTGGCGGACCCCGCCGCGGAGGCCGCCCTGGCCAATCCCGTCTTCACCCTCACCACCTCGGAGATCCAGGTCGATGAACTCGGTGACGACACCGGGGAACGGAAGCGCCGCACCCTGACGCTGGCGCCCATGACGGACTCCGCCGACTACTACGGCAGGCTCAGCGGGGAGCCGCACCCCTTCGTCATCGACCGGGACACCGCCTTCAAGCTCGGCATCGACCCGTTGGAGAAAGCGCAGCCGTGA